The genomic DNA TTCGTCGAGGAAGAGAATCTTTGGGCGGTGGAGCAGGGCTGCGGCGATTTCGCATTTCATTCGTTCGCCCAATGAGAGATTGCGCACGGGTTTGGAAAGCAGATCGCTCAGGTCGAGTAAGGCGCTGAGTTCGTCGAGGGTTTTGTTGTATTCGCCGTGAGAAATGCGATAGATTGCGCGGTTGCGTTCAAAAGAATCGGCTACGGGGATGTCCCACATGAGCTGGTTGCGCTGGCCCATGACGAGGGTGATGCGGTTGAGGAAATTTTTGTGGCGCGCATAAGGCGTGTGTCCAATGACTGAGATTTCGCCGGCTGTGGGGTGGAGCAAGCCGGAGAGCATTTTGAGGGTGGTGGTTTTGCCGGCGCCATTGGGTCCCAAGAATCCGACGATTTCGCCTGGGGCAACGTCAAAGGAGATATTTTTTACAGCTTCGACGTCGCGTGTGGTGCGCGAGACAAGGCTTTTGATCGCTGCGCCCAATCCGGGTTCTCGCTGGGGCACTTCATAAGTTTTTCGGAGATTTTGAACGGCGATGTCGGGGGTGTTGGACATGGGCGAAAGATATGGGATTGGATAAATGTCTCACACAAAGACACAAAGACACGGGGATACGAGTGGCGAGGGTGTTATTTGTGAGGCGAAAGGTAATATGTGTTTGAGAAGATGTCAACTTTGGGGACTGGGAGATTGATGGAGATAAAATTGGGTGCCCCACTTGTCGAGGTGGTCTGTCCAGAGGAGGCAGCCTCCGCT from Gemmatimonadota bacterium includes the following:
- a CDS encoding ATP-binding cassette domain-containing protein, which encodes MSNTPDIAVQNLRKTYEVPQREPGLGAAIKSLVSRTTRDVEAVKNISFDVAPGEIVGFLGPNGAGKTTTLKMLSGLLHPTAGEISVIGHTPYARHKNFLNRITLVMGQRNQLMWDIPVADSFERNRAIYRISHGEYNKTLDELSALLDLSDLLSKPVRNLSLGERMKCEIAAALLHRPKILFLDEPTIGLDVTMQRRIRAFLGEYNRRHSATVLLTSHYMADVEALCKRVIVIHHGELLFDGDLSALIERFSPHKTIVVDLETERADLSSYGEVVTAEGNSVTLRVPKAKTADVTGKLLANLPVIDLTVEDPPIEEVIEQVFSN